The segment CTGCCCTGCCCTGCCTTGTTCGCTGTCACTCGAATTCGGTGCATGAATGCTGAGCTATCGAATCAGGAAATTGATGACCAACGGCGAATGCGTTTTCCAAGAAACGGAATTTCATTCGTCCAAAATCCCGAAAATCGGTTCTTGAGTTATGGTAGACTGGACTTAAAGAGAACCTCAATAATAAGGCATTGATGTGACAGACAAGTACAGCGAAATCCTTCAATCGAACAATCGCCGAAGCTTCCTACGTGTCATTGGAGGGATCGGCTTTACCTCCGTTTTGGCTCCTGGTTATGCCATGCCGAAAAGCCGAGAGTACTCATCGGGAATTCTAGTAGAAGCAAATGCGTTCAAAAATCTTGGCGGCTGGAAACTTGACACTCAGCATTACCAACAAATGGGCGGCTGTTATTTGTTGGCCCACGGAATGGGCGTTCCGGTCGCCAATGCGTCGACCGATGTCACAATCAATGAGCCGGGAACTTGGCATGTGTGGGTGAGGACGAGGGATTGGTGTCCTGGCGATTGGGAATCGCCGGGTCGATTCAAAGTGCATGTTGACGGTCGGCCGCTGGAACCGACTTTCGGAACGCACAGCAAGTCTTGGTCATGGCAATCTGGTGGTTCTGTCGAGATTGCAAATGCCGGTAGTATCACGATTCGTTTGGAAGATTTAACTGGATTCGATGGCAGGTGTGACGCGATATTCTTATCAAAAGTGGCTGATCCCTCGCTCCCCAATGATGATCTCGTCGATTTGGCTTACTGGAAAGACGAACTGTCAGGTCGAATGAAGACGAAGATCAAGGAAGACTCGTTTGACGTCGTTATCGTCGGGGGCGGCATGTCGGGTTGCGCAGCGGCGTTGGCAGCGAGGTCTCGTGGATTGAAGGTCGCTTTAATTCAAGACCGTCCCATTTTTGGAGGGAACGCCAGCGAAGAAATTCGCGTGCATACCTTGGGTCTTCACGGCCCCAGTTCGGACATTTTGAAAGGGATCGACACCGAGCATTATCCAAACGGAGATGCGTTGGCGATCAAAGATCAGAGCAAGCGAGAGCGTACGATGGCCGCATCGGGCGTCGACTTGTTTGCCGGCTACATCGCTTGCGGGTTATCGAAAGAGGACGATCGAATTGAAAGTGTCGAAGCCAGAAGCATTCAAACGGGTATGATCCGGCGTTTCTCAGCTCCGGTTTTTATCGATGCGACGGGCGATGGTTGGTTGGGCTATTGGGCAGGAGCCGATTATCGCGAAGGTCGCGAAGCGTACTCGGAGTTTGATGAAGAGTGGCCTAAACATGGTGATCTTTGGAGTCCTGGTAAGGCTGACAAACGGGTGATGGGCACCTCCGTTCTTTGGAACGCAGAGCGAACGGATCAGCGTCAAGAGTTTCCCGAAGTTCCTTGGGCGATGCCGGTTGCCAAAGACCATGTGGCGACCGCAGGCGAGTGGTATTGGGAATATTCAGACAATCATCTCGATCAAGTTAAGGATGCCGAACAAATTCGCGATCATGTGCTGCGGGCCATTTACGGTTCCTTTTCCAACGCAAAGAGGCACCCCAAGCATGTCACTTGGAAATTGAAGTGGGTTTCTTACGTTGGAGGCAAAAGAGAATCGCGGCGGTTGATGGGTGATTACATCTACACGATGAAAGACGCTAGCGAACGCCGGCAATTTGCGGATGCTGTCGTCGTTGAAAAACGATCGATCGATAGTCACTATCAACGTAAATTAACGGGATCACCGGTCGACTTTCTATCGGAAGCATTGTTCTACAATCCAGGTGGAAATTACTTCGTTCCGTTTCGTTGCCTCTATTCCAGGGATATTGCGAACCTGATGATGGCGGGGCGATGTTTTAGCTGCTCTCACATCGGTTTGGCTGGCCCACGTGTCATGAACACTTGCGCTCAAATGGGGGTTGCCACTGGCTTCGCCGCCAGTTTATGCAAGGAACACGGTGCGACGCCGCGAGAAATCGGAGCCGATCATATCGCCGAACTGCGAGCCTTGATAGGTTTTGGAAATTCATCTACCTGATGCGTCATTTCGTCAACATCGGGCTGCTCCTCGCATTCATCACATTGGTTGCGACTGGTGTGATGGCATTTTTCTTGCCGTTTTCGATCGTGACCACGCGGACTCATGTGGTATCGGGCTTACTCGTATTCGTGTTGGTTGCGATGCACGTGGCGACAAGAATCCCTTACTTCCAAACGGCACTGCGTTTGAAAATACGAGGCTTCTCTTGGCAGCACTTGGTGATCTTGGTTTCTTTGTGGGGAGCGGTGACTGGATTGTCTGTTTTGGGATGGTCGCCTGCTACTTGGTTGATGGAGAACAGCTACGAGGCTCGCTACCGCAAACAGATCTTTCGGGCGTCATCGCTGGCGGGCTTCGGTCAGCCATCTCCACATAGCCTAGTGATTGCGAGAAATTCGAAGCAGGCGAATGATGGTGAATTGTCCGTTCTACTATCTTTCGTGGAATCGTTGGATGAAATTCCATCCCTAGCTGTCTGGGCGGAATCGACCGCGGGTACGATGATCGAAACTCTCTTTTTGCAAGACAAGCTAGCCTACCGTGAAGAGTTGGATTGGCATGGAAAGCTGGTGCGTCGCAACCACATTTTGCCAATTTGGCGGCATCGTTACACGGTTGTATCCGGAGTTTCGCCCGATGGTGAAGTCGACGGAACTAGTGGTGCGACCGACACACACGCTTTCGCTCTGGATAAATACCTAGTGTCAAATCAAGGCAACCGTTTCGTGATCTGCGTCGAATTAAACATGCCTTCGGATTCAAACGAGGACTGGCCAGACCCTGAACTTGGTCAGCCTTCGCTGCTGTATACAGCTCTCGTGGACGTGGATCGCGATAGTCCTCACGCGATCATCGAGTTGACCGGGCATGGCGGCGACGCCGAGCAGGACGGTCATGTCCGCTATGATCTCGACCGT is part of the Novipirellula aureliae genome and harbors:
- a CDS encoding FAD-dependent oxidoreductase codes for the protein MTDKYSEILQSNNRRSFLRVIGGIGFTSVLAPGYAMPKSREYSSGILVEANAFKNLGGWKLDTQHYQQMGGCYLLAHGMGVPVANASTDVTINEPGTWHVWVRTRDWCPGDWESPGRFKVHVDGRPLEPTFGTHSKSWSWQSGGSVEIANAGSITIRLEDLTGFDGRCDAIFLSKVADPSLPNDDLVDLAYWKDELSGRMKTKIKEDSFDVVIVGGGMSGCAAALAARSRGLKVALIQDRPIFGGNASEEIRVHTLGLHGPSSDILKGIDTEHYPNGDALAIKDQSKRERTMAASGVDLFAGYIACGLSKEDDRIESVEARSIQTGMIRRFSAPVFIDATGDGWLGYWAGADYREGREAYSEFDEEWPKHGDLWSPGKADKRVMGTSVLWNAERTDQRQEFPEVPWAMPVAKDHVATAGEWYWEYSDNHLDQVKDAEQIRDHVLRAIYGSFSNAKRHPKHVTWKLKWVSYVGGKRESRRLMGDYIYTMKDASERRQFADAVVVEKRSIDSHYQRKLTGSPVDFLSEALFYNPGGNYFVPFRCLYSRDIANLMMAGRCFSCSHIGLAGPRVMNTCAQMGVATGFAASLCKEHGATPREIGADHIAELRALIGFGNSST